The segment AATAATTTCACCTCAAAGCTGTTTTATTCATTATTGAATAGAGCGGAATAGAATTGATCTCAAGTCGCCCGTGTTATTCTAATATACCTAAATTCTATTAAAATTGGAATTTCCTTTGGGGAAAATGAAAGAAGCTGTAAAGAAACCCTAATTGATAGGATTTTTTACAGCTTCAAAATAAATAGTAGTTGTTATTTCGTATTTACTTCTTTTGAATATGGGTTTGAAAGATCCATACCTTCTAATGAAAGACCCATTGCTTTTGCTACACCTTCACCATATGCTGGGTCCGCTAAGTAGCAGTGTAAAATGTGACGGCGTTTAATGAACTCTTCAACTGGCGCCATGTCAGCAGCCGTGTTGTTAAATAATGTTTGTTTTTGCTCGTCATCCATTAAGTTAAATAGCTTACCTGGTTGCTCGAAGTAGTTGTTGTCGTCTTCTGCGAAATCATAAATATCCGCTGGACCATCTAAAGCGAGTGCAGGATCTTGATATTGTGATTGACCTTGTAATGCACCATAGCTGTTTGGATGGTAAGAAATCGCGCTACCACGGTTGCCATCTGCACGCCCAGCGCCATCGCGGTGATAAACCATGAATGGGCATTTTGGTGTGTTTACTGGAATTTGGTGGTGGTTTACACCTAAACGGTAACGAGTTGCATCTTGATAAGCGAATAAACGTGCTTGTAACATACGGTCTGGTGAGAAGCTAATACCAGGTACGACGTTTGATGGCGCAAATGCAGCTTGTTCAACATCGGCAAAGTAGTTTTCCGAGTTGCGATTTAATTCGAATTCACCAACTGGAATTAATGGGAATTCTGATTTATACCAAACTTTTGTTAAATCGAACGGGTTGTCCTTACGTCCGCGTGCTTGTTCTTCAGTCATTACTTGAATGTACATTTTCCATTTCGGGAAATCGCCTTTTTCGATTGAATCGAATAGGTCGCGTTGTGAAGATTCGCGGTCATTCCCAATTAGTTCATTCGCTTCAGCACCCGACAAGTTCTCAATACCTTGCTGCGTACGGAAGTGGAATTTTACATAAACGCGTTCGCCAGCATCGTTAATCATTGAGTATGTGTGAGAGCCGAAACCGTGCATATGTCGGTAACCTTTTGGAATACCACGGTCAGACATTACAATGGTAACTTGGTGTAATGCTTCAGGAAGTGATGACCAGAAGTCCCAGTTTGAGTTCGGATTGTGCATATTCGTTTTTGGATCACGCTTTACAACGTGGTTTAAATCTGGGAAGTGCAGTGGATCACGGAAGAAGAATACAGGCGTATTGTTTCCTACCATGTCCCAGTTTCCTTCTTCTGTATAGAATTTTAATGCGAAACCACGAATATCGCGTTCTGCATCCGCAGCTCCACGCTCACCTGCTACTGTTGAGAAACGTGCGAACATATCTGTTTTTTTGCCAACTTCAGAGAAAATTGCAGCTTTTGTATATTTTGTAATATCATGCGTTACTGTAAACGTACCAAATGCACCAGAACCTTTTGCGTGCATACGACGTTCAGGAATAACTTCACGGTTAAAGTTTGCTAATTTTTCGATTAAAAATACATCTTGTAATAGGAGTGGGCCACGACGACCAGCTGTTTGAGAATTGTCATTGCTTACGACTGGTGCACCAGTAATTGTTGTTAAACGTTCATTTGTCATGTTTTATACCTCCAAAGTGAAATTAAGAATCTCTTCATAAATAACTATAACAAATTCTCTACTTAATTTCTACTAGATTATAATAATTCTTTTTAAGTAATTTATATAGTAATGGATTTATACCAAAAAAGAGGGGGAATTATTACTTTGTTCTAGCTGATTAGTTCTTTTCTTATGATAATGTGTATTAAATGATTAAATATGCTCTAATATGTAATAAAACACTTTTTTCGTATTGGAGATAAAACTTGAAGGATTCTAAATGGGAAGTGATGAATATGTCCTTTTGTTGTCATGCTATTGAAAAAGTGAATTCTAATTGAAAACGGCGGTAAGTTATTCCCTTTTCCATCAACCGTTCACTTATAATGTTACATGAATATAGAAAGAAAGGGATTTACTATGGAATTAACTTTAACTTTTGTAATTTTAGCAGTAACGATTGTTTTGTTTATGACGAATCGTTTACGTGGAGATTTAGTTGCGGTTATGGCATTACTAGCATTTGTCGTGCTTGAAATTTTAACACCCGCAGAAGCTTTAGCAGGTTTTTCAAATTCAGTCGTCATTATGATTGCGGCATTATTTGTCGTAGGTGCAGGGATTTTAAGAACGGGCCTTGCTGGAATGGCAGGAAACTTACTACTGAAATGGTCCGGAGATAACGAGTTGCGCTTATTTATTTTATTGCTAATCATTGTTGCAACAGTTGGAGCGTTTATGAGTAATACTGGAACCGTTGCGCTTATGTTGCCGATTGTTGTATCCATTGCAATCAGTATTAAAGTGAGCCCATCAAAGTTTTTACTGCCATTATCTTATATCGCGAGTATGTCGGGCTTAATGACGCTGATCGCATCGCCGACGAACTTAATTGCCTCGCAAACATTAGTGGATCATGGGTTTGAAAAGTTAGGGTTCTTTACGATTACCCCAATTGGTATCATTGCGACGATTACGGTTATTACGTATTTAGTATTGGTGCGCAATATATTGTTGCCGAATGATAAAAAACGTACACAGTCGAGTGCAGGTTATAAGCTAGCGCCGAAAAAAATTGTGCAAGAATATAATTTACAAGATAAGCTATTCCGCGTTGTTGTAGCAGAAGATTCGCTAATTGTGAATGAAAAATTGGCGGATTTAAAATTGCCTGCAAATTATCAAATTTATATTATGAAAATTAAACGTGGCGCGGCAGATGGCATGAATTTTTTGCCGATGACGTACCAAGAAATTGCCGGACCAACAAGTGTTATTCACAGCGGCGATGAATTATATATGCAAGGAATGGCAGAGGATATTGAACGTTTTGCTACGGAATATGGCGTGCAAGTGCAGCCGTTTGAAGATGATGCGGAAGAACTTGTTTCAAAAACAATAGGCGTTGCGGAAGTATTATTAACACCACAATCACGCTTAATTGGTGAGACAGTTAGTAAAATTGGTTTCCGTGAGAAATATAATTTAAATATTCTTGGTATTAACCGAAAAGGGGATTATATTTTAAAAAGTATGGCGGCACAAAAATTGCGTTTTGGAGATGCGATTTTAGTTCAGGGGAAATGGGACGAAATTGAACTGCTGTCGCGCGAAACGCAGGACGTTGTCGTTGTAGGTCAGCCGCGCGAACATGCAGGTGTGGCAGCAGCAAATGGGAAAGCACCGCTTGCAGGAATCATTATGGCATTTATGATTGCGCTTATGGTATTCGAAGTGTTTGATGCTGTAATCGCGGTATTAATCGGTGCGGTGTTAATGATTATTACTGGCTGTTTACGCAATATGGATGATGCGTATAGCAAGATGAATTTTGAAAGTATTGTACTTGTTGCGGCGATGCTTCCGATGGCGACAGCACTTGAAAAAACAGGTGGGATGACGATACTAGCAGACGGCATTATTTCGGTGCTCGGTGATTATGGTCCGTATGGTGTGTTGATGGGCGTTTACTTATTAACCGTTGTATTTGGTCAGTTTGTCAGTAATACGGCAACAGCTGTCCTATTTTCACCGATTGCGATTACAGCAGCACTTGCAATGGACGTCAATCCGTACACCTTTATGATTGCAGTTGCAACAGCAGCAAGTATGGCTTTTGCGACACCGATTGCTTCACCAACCAACTCGCTTGTATTAACTGCAGGTGGTTATAAATTTATGGACTTTGTGAAAATTGGTGTCCCGCTACAAGTTGTGATGTTTATTGTCATGATGATTGCGGTGCCATTGTTATTCCCATTTTAACTTGATTCAGCAAATGCCAAAAAGTGCAATTCTATTCAGCTGGGGTTCAAACCCCGGCTGAAATAAAAGATCTTAGGCTAAGAACGCCGCGTCGTGCGGCAACGCCTAAGTGACCAACATCGTGTTGGCCTAAGCCCCGGCGGATGTCACAGATTTTTAAGGGAAGTTTTTCGAGCTCGCTCGAAAAAATCTGGACGCAATTACGCCGAGGCGTAATTGATTGAAATGAAAATATGAAAGACATGATGCGCGTTTTTAGGAGCGTATCATGTCTTTTTTTATGGAGTGTTGTTTTGGTTTGTTTATTTATGTTAGCTAGCTCCACCTCGAAGCAGAAACTAGCTAAATCTGCGGCGATAATAGCTAAAATTCAACGTATAATAGACGTTTTTGGTAAGCGTTAGGGGCGTCGCAGAGTTAATAGCCAAAATACATGCGAAAATAGCCAAAAGAGTTGGGTTAATAGCCAAAACTCATCGTATAATAGCCACTTTTGAGCAGTTAATAGCCAATTTACCCTCGTTAATAGCCAAATCGCGATTTAATAGCCAAAAGTTACCGCATAACAGCCAAATTACATTTGAATAGGCTAACTTTTCTAGTGTCTAGCCGAAATTCCCGATCCACTAGCTCGACCTTCATGATACTAGCCACCACAAAACCAGCCAATCACGATCTATACATTTTTCTGTATTTAAACGGTGTTAAGGCTGTATGATCTCGGAATACTTTAATGAAATAATTACTATCAACAAAACCATTCATTTCTGCAATTTCAGAAATGGGGTAATCTGTTTCAAGGAGCATCTTTTCAGCTTTTTGTATGCGGTATTGTTGCAAGTATCGCTTAAATGTTACACCTTGCTTTTTTGAGAAAAGTTGACTTAAATAATTCGGTGTAATCCGCAATTGTTCTGCAACTAATATGAGAGATAAATCGCTATTTAAATATAGTTTTTCAATTTGTTCAATAGCCAATTCACTATAATC is part of the Solibacillus sp. FSL K6-1523 genome and harbors:
- a CDS encoding catalase, translated to MTNERLTTITGAPVVSNDNSQTAGRRGPLLLQDVFLIEKLANFNREVIPERRMHAKGSGAFGTFTVTHDITKYTKAAIFSEVGKKTDMFARFSTVAGERGAADAERDIRGFALKFYTEEGNWDMVGNNTPVFFFRDPLHFPDLNHVVKRDPKTNMHNPNSNWDFWSSLPEALHQVTIVMSDRGIPKGYRHMHGFGSHTYSMINDAGERVYVKFHFRTQQGIENLSGAEANELIGNDRESSQRDLFDSIEKGDFPKWKMYIQVMTEEQARGRKDNPFDLTKVWYKSEFPLIPVGEFELNRNSENYFADVEQAAFAPSNVVPGISFSPDRMLQARLFAYQDATRYRLGVNHHQIPVNTPKCPFMVYHRDGAGRADGNRGSAISYHPNSYGALQGQSQYQDPALALDGPADIYDFAEDDNNYFEQPGKLFNLMDDEQKQTLFNNTAADMAPVEEFIKRRHILHCYLADPAYGEGVAKAMGLSLEGMDLSNPYSKEVNTK
- a CDS encoding SLC13 family permease, which codes for MELTLTFVILAVTIVLFMTNRLRGDLVAVMALLAFVVLEILTPAEALAGFSNSVVIMIAALFVVGAGILRTGLAGMAGNLLLKWSGDNELRLFILLLIIVATVGAFMSNTGTVALMLPIVVSIAISIKVSPSKFLLPLSYIASMSGLMTLIASPTNLIASQTLVDHGFEKLGFFTITPIGIIATITVITYLVLVRNILLPNDKKRTQSSAGYKLAPKKIVQEYNLQDKLFRVVVAEDSLIVNEKLADLKLPANYQIYIMKIKRGAADGMNFLPMTYQEIAGPTSVIHSGDELYMQGMAEDIERFATEYGVQVQPFEDDAEELVSKTIGVAEVLLTPQSRLIGETVSKIGFREKYNLNILGINRKGDYILKSMAAQKLRFGDAILVQGKWDEIELLSRETQDVVVVGQPREHAGVAAANGKAPLAGIIMAFMIALMVFEVFDAVIAVLIGAVLMIITGCLRNMDDAYSKMNFESIVLVAAMLPMATALEKTGGMTILADGIISVLGDYGPYGVLMGVYLLTVVFGQFVSNTATAVLFSPIAITAALAMDVNPYTFMIAVATAASMAFATPIASPTNSLVLTAGGYKFMDFVKIGVPLQVVMFIVMMIAVPLLFPF